The following coding sequences are from one Humulus lupulus chromosome X, drHumLupu1.1, whole genome shotgun sequence window:
- the LOC133803409 gene encoding probable dolichyl pyrophosphate Glc1Man9GlcNAc2 alpha-1,3-glucosyltransferase, producing MEERSNRNLDVTSTLHSPISGIWWFFAIAVCVKLLLIPSYHSTDFEVHRHWLAITNSLPLSQWYLDETSPWTLDYPPFFAYFERFLSIFANLVDPQIVDLQKGLNYNSNTVIYFQRITVIVSDLCLLYGVFRLTKKLDSKRRKSIWVLVIWSPMLMIVDHLHFQYNGFLLGILLISLSYLEEGNDLMGGFIFAVLLCLKHLFAVAAPVYFVYLLRHYCWGGVLRGFRRLSAMGTVVVAVFVAAYGPFVYHGQIQQVISRMFPFGRGLCHAYWAPNFWVFYIILDKGLAFFLRKLGFNIQTPAASFTGGLVGDSSPFAVLPKITPLTTFLMVLLALCPCLIQVWRNPQPRKITRWVAYAYMCGFLFGWHVHEKASLHFVIPLAIVAVQSMDDAKHYFMLSIVSCYSLFPLLYEAQEYPIKVLLLLLHSLLMWLGFSALFESGKAMKTTSLKKKEVKRSSNTSAQEKGFSIGWIEKSYLIGIIIVEIWGQFVHPLVLGDKFPFIPLMLISIYSTIGVVYSWIWQLKWIVKSVGP from the exons ATGGAAGAACGGAGCAACCGAAATCTCGATGTAACTTCAACATTGCACAGCCCCATTTCAGGGATTTGGTGGTTCTTCGCCATAGCCGTCTGCGTGAAGCTCCTTCTGATCCCATCCTACCACAGCACAGACTTTGAGGTCCATCGCCATTGGCTCGCTATCACAAACTCTCTACCACTTTCGCAATGGTACTTAGATGAGACCAGCCCTTGGACGCTAGACTATCCACCCTTCTTCGCTTACTTCGAACGCTTTCTCTCAATCTTCGCCAACCTCGTCGATCCCCAAATTGTTGACCTCCAAAAGGGTTTGAACTATAACTCAAATACTGTAATTTATTTCCAAAGAATCACCGTGATTGTATCAGATTTATGTCTTCTATATGGGGTTTTTAGATTGACAAAAAAATTGGATTCAAAGAGGCGAAAATCGATCTGGGTATTGGTTATTTGGTCCCCAATGCTTATGATTGTAGATCATTTGCATTTTCAGTATAATGGGTTTCTCCTTGGGATTCTATTGATTTCACTTTCTTATCTTGAAGAGGGAAATGATTTAATGGGTGGTTTTATTTTTGCGGTCTTGTTATGTTTAAAGCATCTTTTTGCTGTGGCTGCACCGGTTTACTTCGTGTACTTGCTGAGGCATTATTGTTGGGGAGGGGTTTTGAGAGGTTTTAGGCGGCTTTCGGCTATGGGGACGGTGGTTGTGGCAGTTTTTGTAGCAGCATATGGACCATTTGTATATCACGGGCAG ATACAACAAGTCATCAGCCGCATGTTTCCCTTTGGCAGGGGACTTTGTCATGCATACTGGGCACCAAATTTTTGGGTGTTTTATATTATACTAGATAAAGGGCTTGCATTTTTTCTTAGAAAACTTGGCTTCAATATTCAAACACCTGCAGCTTCTTTCACCGGTGGGCTTGTTGGGGATTCTTCACCTTTTGCTGTTTTACCTAAG ATCACTCCACTGACAACTTTCCTTATGGTTCTCCTTGCATTATGTCCCTGTCTAATTCAAGTTTGGAGAAATCCACAGCCAAGGAAGATTACAAGATGGGTAGCCTATGCGTATATGTGTGGGTTCTTGTTTGGTTGGCATGTACATGAGAAGGCTTCACTTCATTTTGTTATTCCCCTTGCCATAGTAGCAGTGCAGAGTATGGATGATGCAAAGCATTACTTCATGCTATCAATAG TGTCCTGCTATTCACTCTTCCCACTTCTCTATGAAGCTCAGGAGTACCCAATAAAagttctactgctactactacactCCCTTCTGATGTGGTTAGGATTTTCTGCACTATTTGAAAGTGGTAAAGCTATGAAAACAACTTCTCTTAAAAAGAAGGAAGTAAAGAGAAGTTCTAATACATCAGCCCAGGAGAAAGGGTTTAGTATTGGCTGGATTGAGAAGAGTTATTTGATTGGCATTATAATTGTTGAAATTTGGGGTCAATTTGTGCACCCTTTGGTTCTTGGTGATAAGTTTCCTTTTATACCTCTCATGTTGATCTCTATATATAGCACAATAGGAGTTGTGTACTCTTGGATTTGGCAGTTAAAATGGATAGTAAAAAGTGTTGGTCCATAG